In Bradyrhizobium lablabi, one DNA window encodes the following:
- a CDS encoding transposase — translation MPNFTARPLFTRTKAQPRRAFGRLYEKHESVNHSIGEHVRGDVYTNTIEGFFSIMKRGINGTYHHVSQKHLKRYLEEFDFRYNERMALGVGDAE, via the coding sequence ATGCCCAACTTCACGGCCCGACCGTTGTTTACACGGACGAAGGCGCAACCTCGAAGGGCCTTTGGTCGCCTTTATGAGAAGCACGAATCCGTCAATCACAGCATCGGTGAACACGTGCGCGGCGACGTGTACACGAATACGATTGAAGGCTTCTTCTCGATAATGAAACGGGGAATCAACGGCACCTATCACCACGTCAGTCAGAAGCACTTGAAGCGCTACCTCGAAGAATTCGATTTTCGGTATAATGAGCGCATGGCTCTGGGGGTGGGGGATGCGGAGTGA
- a CDS encoding sigma-70 family RNA polymerase sigma factor: protein MSAGRPPRNDDRRAELLALAGELRPELHRYSARLMGSVIDGEDVVQDTLARALVALEELEEMPPLRPWLFRIAHNRALDLLRGRTVRLTEPIDAAADVADEASPDPVEMLMRQEAVKTAVSRFAELPTTQRSVVILKDVLDEQLSEIAALLNLTVDAVKGHLARGRARLREINAQAATLAEPRPASAAVARYVALFNQRDWDGLRAMLAHDVKLNQATHPLRVGAADVGMFFSIYAKIDGVWLAPAWLEGREVIAVFEDRADQKPSYIMWLEWHDGRISFIRDYRYVRYVAADAELVLAPDAKPAGEGE, encoded by the coding sequence TTGAGCGCAGGACGACCCCCACGAAACGACGACCGCCGGGCGGAGCTGCTCGCTCTGGCCGGCGAGCTGCGGCCCGAGCTGCATCGCTATAGCGCGCGTCTCATGGGATCGGTCATCGACGGCGAGGATGTCGTGCAGGACACGCTCGCCCGGGCCCTCGTGGCGTTGGAGGAGTTGGAGGAGATGCCGCCGCTTCGACCCTGGCTGTTCCGGATCGCGCACAACCGCGCGCTCGACCTGCTGCGCGGCCGGACGGTGCGCCTGACGGAGCCGATCGACGCCGCCGCCGATGTCGCCGACGAGGCGAGCCCTGATCCCGTGGAAATGCTGATGCGCCAGGAAGCGGTGAAGACCGCGGTGTCGCGCTTTGCCGAGCTTCCCACCACCCAGCGCAGCGTCGTCATCCTGAAGGACGTGCTCGACGAGCAGCTCTCAGAGATCGCCGCACTCCTTAACCTCACCGTCGACGCCGTGAAGGGCCATCTGGCGCGGGGTCGCGCGCGTCTTCGCGAGATCAACGCGCAAGCCGCCACGCTTGCCGAGCCGCGCCCGGCGTCCGCTGCGGTGGCGCGCTATGTCGCGCTGTTCAATCAGCGCGACTGGGATGGCCTGCGGGCGATGCTCGCCCACGACGTCAAACTCAATCAGGCCACGCATCCGCTTCGCGTCGGCGCCGCTGACGTCGGCATGTTCTTCTCGATCTATGCCAAGATCGATGGCGTCTGGCTGGCGCCGGCCTGGCTCGAGGGAAGGGAAGTGATCGCGGTGTTCGAAGACCGCGCCGATCAGAAGCCGAGCTACATCATGTGGCTCGAGTGGCACGACGGCCGGATCAGTTTTATCCGCGACTACCGCTATGTCCGCTACGTCGCCGCCGATGCCGAGCTGGTGCTGGCGCCGGACGCGAAGCCGGCAGGCGAGGGGGAGTGA
- a CDS encoding SDR family oxidoreductase, with protein sequence MSLKDKNVVVTGGSRGLGLGLVEALVAHGAKVTVVARGADALQAVGARLGVATVTADVTDEAAAHRILSQVRPDILALNAGATPLMGRLDQISWADFTATWETDVRGGLYWLQAALNVPLKPGSRVLVVSSGAAVNGSPMSGGYGGAKRMLWFMAQYANSVSQQRDLGINFQAIVPRQMVGGTGVGDAASTAYAGHLGLTLEAYLARFGAPMPPRDFGEKVVSVLDDPKYAEGLAFGLKGDTGITMLEGAAA encoded by the coding sequence ATGAGCCTCAAAGACAAAAATGTCGTCGTCACCGGCGGAAGCCGTGGCCTTGGCCTGGGACTGGTCGAGGCGTTGGTCGCGCACGGCGCAAAAGTGACGGTCGTCGCCCGCGGCGCGGACGCGCTCCAGGCAGTCGGCGCGCGGCTGGGCGTCGCCACCGTCACCGCCGACGTGACGGACGAGGCCGCTGCCCACCGCATCCTTAGCCAGGTTCGACCGGACATCCTGGCGCTGAACGCCGGCGCGACGCCGCTTATGGGCCGGTTGGACCAAATCAGCTGGGCGGATTTCACCGCGACCTGGGAGACCGACGTCAGGGGTGGGCTCTATTGGCTGCAGGCCGCACTCAACGTGCCGCTCAAGCCCGGAAGCCGCGTCCTGGTGGTGTCAAGCGGCGCGGCCGTCAACGGATCGCCGATGTCGGGCGGCTATGGCGGCGCCAAACGCATGCTCTGGTTCATGGCCCAGTACGCCAATAGCGTCTCGCAGCAGAGGGACCTGGGGATCAATTTCCAGGCGATCGTGCCGCGGCAGATGGTGGGTGGAACCGGGGTCGGCGACGCGGCGTCTACCGCCTATGCGGGGCACCTGGGCCTCACGCTCGAAGCGTACCTGGCCCGCTTCGGCGCGCCGATGCCGCCTCGCGACTTCGGCGAGAAGGTTGTTTCCGTGCTCGACGACCCGAAATATGCCGAGGGCCTCGCCTTCGGGCTCAAGGGCGACACCGGAATAACAATGCTTGAGGGAGCGGCGGCTTGA